The Fictibacillus arsenicus genome contains a region encoding:
- a CDS encoding AAA family ATPase: MNIVNQVNLVKNAIAGVLTGKDELVELTMIALVNKGHLLLEDVPGTGKTVLAKSLARLIDGEFKRIQFTPDILPADITGIQFFHPKHQEFEMRPGPVMTNILLADEINRATPRAQSSLLEVMEERQVTIDGETLKLPSPFLVIATQNPIESHGTFPLPEAQLDRFFMKLPSGYPDFSQEKEMLHMYRAQNPQELLEPVFTLEDIIKMQEEVQQIFVSDEIENYLLSIVHATRQHEFIENGVSPRGTLAFMKAAQGAAYVNGRTFVTPDDVQLVAPHVLSHRLVLSMEGTMRKTKEQVLKDILESIDVPVESEAGR, translated from the coding sequence ATGAATATTGTAAATCAAGTAAACCTTGTTAAAAACGCCATTGCTGGAGTATTAACAGGGAAAGATGAACTTGTTGAACTAACTATGATCGCTTTAGTTAATAAAGGACATCTTTTATTAGAAGATGTGCCAGGAACCGGAAAAACTGTGCTTGCTAAAAGTCTTGCACGTTTAATAGATGGAGAATTCAAACGTATACAATTCACTCCCGATATCCTTCCAGCAGATATTACAGGGATTCAGTTCTTTCATCCAAAACATCAAGAATTCGAAATGCGGCCCGGCCCAGTTATGACGAACATCTTATTAGCCGATGAGATTAACCGTGCTACCCCGCGTGCTCAATCCAGTTTATTAGAAGTAATGGAAGAACGGCAAGTAACCATTGACGGAGAAACACTTAAACTGCCTTCCCCTTTTTTAGTAATTGCAACACAAAATCCCATTGAGTCACATGGTACGTTCCCACTGCCTGAAGCACAGCTTGACCGATTCTTTATGAAATTGCCATCAGGTTATCCAGACTTTTCTCAGGAAAAAGAGATGCTACATATGTATCGTGCTCAAAACCCGCAAGAGCTGCTCGAACCTGTCTTTACTCTAGAGGACATTATAAAAATGCAAGAAGAAGTCCAGCAGATCTTTGTAAGTGATGAAATTGAAAATTATTTATTATCAATTGTCCATGCTACACGCCAGCATGAGTTTATCGAAAACGGTGTTTCTCCCCGTGGAACACTTGCTTTCATGAAAGCTGCTCAAGGTGCTGCATATGTAAATGGCAGAACTTTTGTTACACCGGATGACGTTCAGCTTGTTGCTCCTCATGTTCTATCTCATCGTTTAGTATTGTCAATGGAAGGAACAATGAGAAAAACAAAAGAGCAGGTACTAAAAGATATCCTTGAATCCATTGATGTCCCTGTTGAATCTGAGGCAGGAAGATAA
- the bacA gene encoding undecaprenyl-diphosphate phosphatase produces the protein MFLWVAIVMGIIEGITEFLPVSSTGHLIVAGHMLDFTGDKAKTFEIVIQLGSILAVVVLYWNRLWSLLGVGKMAKKENSLNLGHIFIAIMPAVIIGLLVHDFIKAHLFSPKTVIVGLVIGGFLMLIAEKVQNKKGVNASDLDDMTYKQALKIGLFQCLSLWPGFSRSGATISGGLISGLNHRTAADFSFIQAVPIMIAASGLDLYKSRDILSAADLPFFLTGFVTAFLVAAVAILFFVKLIAKVKLTPFAYYRFIIAAVLAVFFYL, from the coding sequence ATGTTTCTTTGGGTTGCAATCGTAATGGGTATTATAGAAGGTATTACAGAATTTCTTCCGGTTTCGTCAACTGGTCACTTAATTGTTGCGGGACATATGCTAGATTTTACGGGAGACAAAGCAAAGACTTTTGAAATTGTTATTCAGCTTGGTTCCATTCTGGCTGTAGTTGTTCTCTACTGGAACCGCCTTTGGAGTTTATTGGGTGTAGGCAAAATGGCTAAAAAGGAAAACAGCTTAAACCTTGGACATATTTTTATTGCAATAATGCCAGCTGTAATCATCGGACTTCTTGTTCATGATTTTATTAAGGCGCATCTGTTCTCTCCTAAAACAGTCATTGTCGGCCTTGTTATCGGCGGATTTTTAATGCTGATTGCTGAGAAGGTGCAGAATAAAAAAGGTGTTAATGCATCAGACCTTGATGACATGACGTATAAACAAGCTTTGAAAATTGGATTGTTTCAATGTCTGTCTTTATGGCCAGGCTTTTCACGTTCTGGAGCAACCATTTCAGGCGGATTGATCTCAGGGCTCAATCATCGTACAGCTGCAGATTTTTCATTTATTCAAGCCGTTCCGATCATGATCGCAGCATCCGGTCTCGATCTTTATAAAAGCCGTGACATATTAAGTGCAGCTGATCTTCCATTCTTTTTAACAGGATTTGTTACAGCATTTTTAGTAGCAGCTGTAGCTATTTTATTCTTTGTAAAACTCATCGCAAAAGTAAAATTAACGCCTTTTGCATATTATCGATTTATTATAGCTGCTGTGTTAGCTGTGTTCTTCTATCTTTAA
- a CDS encoding ATP-grasp domain-containing protein: MPKIYVIHENSEWTAPLFQRFEELGLPYEDWHMSKGYIDLTQAPPEGVFYNRMSASSHTRGHRYAPEYTSAVLSWLESYGRKVFNNSQALQLEISKVNQYSALKAFDIPVPRTIAAYGKDELLKASAHFDGPFITKHNRAGKGLGVQLFQTKAAIGTYVNGNTFDESIDGITLLQDYIEAPEPYIVRCEFIGGKFLYAVKVDTSEGFELCPADACQIGDQFCPIADQPQEPEPKFKILENFTLPYQSNFEAFLKANGITFAGIEIITDKSGNVFAYDVNTNTNYNREAEEKAGIFGMKAIAEFLGKELNQ, from the coding sequence ATCCCAAAAATATATGTTATCCATGAAAATAGCGAATGGACTGCGCCTTTATTCCAGCGCTTTGAAGAATTAGGTCTCCCCTATGAAGACTGGCATATGTCAAAAGGTTATATTGATTTAACGCAAGCACCACCCGAAGGCGTTTTTTATAATCGTATGAGTGCTTCTTCTCATACACGTGGTCACCGTTACGCGCCAGAATATACTTCAGCTGTTTTATCATGGCTTGAAAGCTACGGCAGAAAAGTGTTTAATAACAGCCAGGCACTTCAGCTTGAGATCAGCAAAGTAAATCAATACAGCGCTTTGAAGGCTTTTGATATTCCAGTGCCCCGGACTATCGCGGCTTATGGAAAAGATGAACTTTTAAAGGCCTCGGCACACTTTGATGGTCCATTTATTACAAAGCATAACCGAGCTGGCAAAGGGCTTGGGGTACAATTGTTTCAAACTAAAGCCGCTATCGGAACTTATGTGAACGGGAACACTTTTGATGAGTCCATAGATGGAATTACTTTGCTGCAGGATTACATTGAGGCGCCTGAACCTTATATCGTGCGCTGCGAATTTATCGGCGGAAAATTTCTTTATGCGGTAAAAGTGGATACTTCCGAAGGGTTTGAACTTTGTCCAGCAGATGCCTGCCAGATTGGGGATCAATTTTGTCCAATTGCCGATCAGCCCCAAGAACCTGAACCAAAGTTTAAAATCCTAGAAAACTTCACACTGCCTTATCAATCAAACTTTGAGGCATTCTTAAAAGCCAATGGCATAACATTCGCTGGCATTGAAATCATTACCGATAAATCCGGAAACGTATTTGCTTATGATGTAAATACGAACACGAATTACAACCGTGAAGCCGAAGAGAAAGCTGGTATATTTGGCATGAAAGCCATCGCAGAGTTTTTAGGAAAAGAATTGAATCAATAA
- a CDS encoding DUF58 domain-containing protein, producing the protein MQWSNQIWIKPIFKALVLFSPLILVIGFYRNISFLFVLGLVIIFLYGATLLQFKSAAQDLKLDSNKQIYRLFPGDSDEFYIKLLHTGRWPSFRGELFLSHRDVISETNKGDVESSKGRIELKRPFAIYRKTAYTQNIPFTARKRGTTRISNLSLQIHDPLQTSGQALAFQELFPAEIIVYPRPLPVHKIEHLFHQGSGEAARPFALFENMSLPAGNRDYAYGDSFHKLHWKATARTGTLQTKVFEKTVVYHWTFVYTILPDHKDMKSSEQMENEISYLAYMCQFAAEKNIPFEVYINFKVPGPLGMYHVTTGSGPQHLSKVLEGLARIDRSNVTVKPTIMWTKMDRNFAGSVPFIILLGTIPSDTNTQFITKKWIKSGGKIFLVNQTGTEAYLMPYLSKEGVPC; encoded by the coding sequence ATGCAATGGAGTAATCAGATCTGGATCAAGCCGATCTTTAAAGCGCTTGTTTTATTCAGTCCCTTAATTCTCGTAATCGGATTTTACCGAAATATATCCTTTCTTTTTGTTTTAGGTCTGGTCATTATATTTTTGTATGGTGCAACGTTATTACAATTCAAATCAGCTGCTCAAGATTTAAAACTAGATTCAAACAAGCAGATTTACCGTTTGTTTCCTGGTGATTCAGATGAATTTTATATAAAACTGCTTCATACGGGAAGATGGCCATCATTTAGAGGTGAGCTCTTTTTATCTCATCGAGATGTTATTTCCGAAACGAACAAAGGTGACGTGGAGAGTTCAAAAGGAAGAATTGAGCTGAAAAGACCTTTTGCTATTTATAGAAAAACAGCGTATACACAAAACATTCCTTTTACAGCAAGAAAGAGAGGTACTACAAGAATTTCTAACCTTTCTCTTCAAATTCATGATCCGCTGCAGACCAGTGGTCAAGCTCTAGCATTTCAGGAACTTTTTCCTGCTGAGATTATTGTTTATCCTAGACCACTTCCTGTTCATAAGATTGAACACCTTTTCCATCAAGGAAGCGGCGAGGCAGCACGTCCATTTGCATTGTTTGAGAATATGTCACTCCCTGCCGGAAACCGTGATTACGCGTATGGCGATTCCTTTCATAAACTGCATTGGAAAGCGACTGCTAGAACAGGGACTCTTCAAACAAAAGTTTTCGAAAAAACGGTAGTCTACCATTGGACATTCGTATATACAATCTTGCCTGATCATAAAGATATGAAATCTTCTGAGCAAATGGAAAACGAAATAAGTTATCTTGCCTATATGTGCCAATTTGCTGCCGAGAAGAATATTCCATTTGAGGTTTACATCAACTTTAAAGTACCTGGTCCATTAGGGATGTATCATGTAACAACCGGAAGCGGTCCGCAGCACTTAAGTAAAGTGTTAGAAGGACTCGCTCGAATTGACCGCTCAAATGTTACTGTCAAACCGACCATTATGTGGACAAAAATGGATCGTAACTTCGCTGGATCTGTTCCTTTTATTATTCTTCTAGGAACTATTCCAAGCGATACAAATACACAATTCATTACGAAAAAATGGATTAAGTCCGGCGGTAAGATCTTTTTGGTTAATCAGACCGGGACAGAAGCGTACTTGATGCCTTACTTATCTAAGGAGGGCGTCCCATGTTAA
- a CDS encoding DUF4129 domain-containing protein, with protein sequence MLNSQKLILYGLNVTFDAMLLFLFYVLLVQGASWLDLAFYAAVLLPIIAVSGALYVYQPNLLKLTLVCTFLISTLSFWFMTSSILFSAILAVIITWRSSENWQDPFKTDLEIILTISAVFALVFSFFFKDGFTVMYGAVWIQFMLMLAIKMTVHYFKNSDGDKVWKDFSVPLFLVALSGVVFAFLGPLKQFIYWVLDGVLFLMYYIVAVPLWKLFSLLAIPIAYLIKLFKKDDENGKSELGIKEEILEQQPQEFVNDFSLLWWTAAAVIVLIVAIYIWRKKLLFNLRTDAALTGNVSALTSSDLNGSAFGKRRWLQPKDRTRKKFLHFEKTMDKRGYGRLPGESAHLWFERLKLSGDEAESVLQVYEKVRYGEEEITNDDFSLYAKAIKKFEKSEHLQKKKSK encoded by the coding sequence ATGTTAAATAGCCAGAAATTGATTTTGTATGGACTGAACGTAACCTTTGATGCCATGCTTCTCTTTTTATTCTATGTTCTCCTTGTACAAGGAGCTTCATGGCTGGATCTAGCCTTTTATGCAGCAGTATTGCTGCCCATTATTGCTGTAAGTGGAGCTTTATATGTTTACCAACCCAATCTATTAAAACTGACATTGGTATGTACATTTCTCATATCTACCTTGTCTTTTTGGTTTATGACGTCTTCCATACTTTTCTCTGCAATACTTGCTGTAATTATTACTTGGAGAAGTTCAGAGAATTGGCAGGATCCTTTTAAAACCGATTTGGAAATCATCTTAACAATTAGTGCGGTGTTTGCACTCGTTTTTAGTTTCTTTTTCAAAGATGGATTCACAGTCATGTATGGAGCAGTATGGATACAATTCATGCTCATGCTTGCCATAAAAATGACTGTTCACTATTTTAAGAATTCAGATGGTGATAAAGTATGGAAAGACTTTTCTGTTCCGCTTTTCCTTGTTGCATTGAGCGGTGTTGTTTTTGCTTTTTTAGGACCTCTTAAACAATTTATCTACTGGGTTTTAGATGGTGTTCTTTTCTTGATGTATTACATCGTGGCGGTTCCACTATGGAAATTATTTAGTTTGCTGGCTATACCAATTGCTTATTTGATAAAACTCTTTAAAAAAGATGATGAAAACGGTAAATCAGAACTGGGAATAAAGGAAGAGATTCTCGAACAACAGCCTCAAGAGTTTGTAAATGATTTTTCACTTCTCTGGTGGACTGCTGCTGCCGTAATCGTGCTTATAGTAGCCATTTATATTTGGAGAAAAAAATTATTGTTTAATCTTCGAACAGACGCTGCTTTAACGGGTAATGTATCAGCATTAACCAGCTCAGATCTAAACGGATCTGCTTTTGGGAAGAGAAGATGGCTGCAGCCTAAAGACAGAACAAGAAAAAAATTTCTTCACTTTGAAAAGACGATGGATAAACGAGGGTATGGACGTTTACCTGGAGAGTCAGCTCATCTTTGGTTTGAACGCTTAAAACTCTCTGGTGATGAAGCCGAATCCGTATTACAGGTCTATGAAAAGGTGCGTTATGGTGAGGAAGAAATAACAAATGATGATTTCAGCCTTTACGCAAAAGCGATAAAAAAATTCGAAAAATCAGAGCATCTTCAGAAAAAGAAGTCTAAATAA